The following coding sequences are from one Neurospora crassa OR74A linkage group I, whole genome shotgun sequence window:
- a CDS encoding purine transporter: MGKVGDWVDTVNRKVAASKVGYWFKLDGSGHPKERKGSYFFTEMRAGLATFFAMSYIIAVNSSVVSDTGGTCVCTADPNVDRWCIDDPTYAICKAEVKRDLITATAAIAAFATFFMGLLANLPIGLAPGMGLNAYFAYTVVGFHGQGLVPYQVAVTAIFVEGWVFFGLALLGMRQWLARVIPRSIKLATSVGIGFFLTLIGMTYSEGIGLVVGDTSVPLDLAGCHPSSRDSVTGACPDSDKMRNPTMWIGIFCGGVLTTVLMMYRVKGAIIAGIILISIISWPRTTEVTYFPYTAVGDDAFDFFKKVVDFHQIKHVLNVQQWDISGHGGQFGLALITFLYVDILDTTGTMYAMARYASLVDEETGDFEGSTIAYMVDSVSIAIGAILGTPPVTAFVESGAGIGEGGKTGLTAMATGVCFFIAIFFAPIFASIPPWATGCVLILVGSMMVRAVTDINWKYMGDAIPAFVCIALMAFTYSIANGLIGGICLYMLLNVLVWIIEKVSGGRIVPQNKEFKDPWVPDFGSIIPMWMVNVAKGRAPWKMDEPVRSIEGTTGPEPVLVGEKGEKGDSSAGSRPDSATEVPAELVNEKGAHH; the protein is encoded by the exons ATGGGGAAAGTGGGTGATTGGGTTGACACTGTCAACCGCAAGGTTGCCGCCAGCAAGGTTGGATATTGGTTCAAGCTGGATGGCTCTGGACAT CCcaaagaaaggaaggggtCCTACTTCTTTACCGAGATGCGTGCTGGTCTCGCGACCTTCTTCGCCATGTC GTACATCATTGCCGTCAATTCAAGCGTCGTTTCTGACACTGGAGGAACCTGCGTATGCACGGCAGATCCTAACGTGGATAGGTGGTGTATCGATGACCCGACCTATGCTATCTGCAAGGCCGAGGTCAAGAGAGATCtcatcaccgccaccgcTGCCATTGCTGCTTTCGCTACTTTCTTCATGGGTCTTCTTGCCAACTT GCCTATCGGCCTTGCGCCTGGCATGGGTTTGAACGCCTACTTTGCCTACACCGTCGTCGGCTTTCACGGCCAGGGTCTTGTGCCCTACCAGGTTGCCGTTACTGCCATCTTCGTCGAAGGCTGGGTCTTCTTCGGTCTTGCGCTGCTTGGTATGCGTCAGTGGCTAGCTCGGGTTATTCCCCGGTCCATCAAGCTGGCGACCAGCGTCGGTATCGGTTTCTTCCTGACCCTTATTGGTATGACCTACTCTGAGGGTATTGGTCTTGTGGTTGGCGATACCTCGGTGCCCCTCGACCTTGCTGGTTGCCATCCCTCCTCTCGCGACAGTGTCACAGGTGCCTGCCCTGACAGCGACAAGATGCGCAACCCTACCATGTGGATCGGCATCTTCTGCGGCGGTGTTCTCACAACCGTGCTCATGATGTACCGCGTCAAGGGTGCCATTATCGCCGGTATCATTCTCATTTCCATTATCTCGTGGCCCCGCACCACCGAGGTCACCTATTTCCCCTACACCGCTGTTGGCGACGATGCTTTCGATTTCTTCAAAAAGGTTGTCGACTTCCATCAGATCAAGCACGTCCTCAACGTTCAGCAGTGGGACATTTCGGGACACGGCGGACAGTTCGGTTTGGCACTCATCACCTTCCTCTACGTCGACATTCTCGATACCACCGGTACCATGTATGCCATGGCTCGCTATGCCAGCCTTGTTGATGAGGAGACTGGTGACTTTGAGGGTTCCACCATTGC TTACATGGTCGACTCCGTTAGTATTGCCATTGGTGCTATTCTGGGTACTCCCCCCGTCACTGCCTTCGTCGAGTCCGGTGCCGGTATCGGTGAGGGTGGCAAGACGGGCCTCACAGCCATGGCGACTGGCGTGTGCTTCTTcatcgccatcttcttcgcCCCCATCTTCGCTTCGATTCCCCCGTGGGCCACCGGCTGCGTCCTTATCTTGGTCGGCTCCATGATGGTCCGTGCTGTGACGGATATCAACTGGAAGTACATGGGCGACGCCATTCCAGCCTTTGTTTGCATTGCCCTGATGGCCTTCACCTACTCCATCGCCAACGGCCTGATTGGCGGTATCTGCTTGTACATGCTCTTGAACGTCCTCGTCTGGATCATTGAGAAGGTGTCTGGTGGTCGCATTGTGCCCCAGAACAAGGAGTTCAAGGACCCATGGGTGCCCGACTTTGGCAGCATTATCCCCATGTGGATGGTCAACGTTGCCAAGGGCAGGGCTCCCTGGAAGATGGATGAGCCGGTCAGATCGATCGAAGGAACCACTGGGCCGGAGCCGGTGCTGGTTGGAgagaagggcgagaaggGTGACAGCTCTGCCGGATCGAGGCCAGATTCCGCGACTGAGGTCCCAGCTGAGCTCGTCAACGAAAAGGGCGCCCATCATTGA
- a CDS encoding purine transporter, variant, with product MRAGLATFFAMSYIIAVNSSVVSDTGGTCVCTADPNVDRWCIDDPTYAICKAEVKRDLITATAAIAAFATFFMGLLANLPIGLAPGMGLNAYFAYTVVGFHGQGLVPYQVAVTAIFVEGWVFFGLALLGMRQWLARVIPRSIKLATSVGIGFFLTLIGMTYSEGIGLVVGDTSVPLDLAGCHPSSRDSVTGACPDSDKMRNPTMWIGIFCGGVLTTVLMMYRVKGAIIAGIILISIISWPRTTEVTYFPYTAVGDDAFDFFKKVVDFHQIKHVLNVQQWDISGHGGQFGLALITFLYVDILDTTGTMYAMARYASLVDEETGDFEGSTIAYMVDSVSIAIGAILGTPPVTAFVESGAGIGEGGKTGLTAMATGVCFFIAIFFAPIFASIPPWATGCVLILVGSMMVRAVTDINWKYMGDAIPAFVCIALMAFTYSIANGLIGGICLYMLLNVLVWIIEKVSGGRIVPQNKEFKDPWVPDFGSIIPMWMVNVAKGRAPWKMDEPVRSIEGTTGPEPVLVGEKGEKGDSSAGSRPDSATEVPAELVNEKGAHH from the exons ATGCGTGCTGGTCTCGCGACCTTCTTCGCCATGTC GTACATCATTGCCGTCAATTCAAGCGTCGTTTCTGACACTGGAGGAACCTGCGTATGCACGGCAGATCCTAACGTGGATAGGTGGTGTATCGATGACCCGACCTATGCTATCTGCAAGGCCGAGGTCAAGAGAGATCtcatcaccgccaccgcTGCCATTGCTGCTTTCGCTACTTTCTTCATGGGTCTTCTTGCCAACTT GCCTATCGGCCTTGCGCCTGGCATGGGTTTGAACGCCTACTTTGCCTACACCGTCGTCGGCTTTCACGGCCAGGGTCTTGTGCCCTACCAGGTTGCCGTTACTGCCATCTTCGTCGAAGGCTGGGTCTTCTTCGGTCTTGCGCTGCTTGGTATGCGTCAGTGGCTAGCTCGGGTTATTCCCCGGTCCATCAAGCTGGCGACCAGCGTCGGTATCGGTTTCTTCCTGACCCTTATTGGTATGACCTACTCTGAGGGTATTGGTCTTGTGGTTGGCGATACCTCGGTGCCCCTCGACCTTGCTGGTTGCCATCCCTCCTCTCGCGACAGTGTCACAGGTGCCTGCCCTGACAGCGACAAGATGCGCAACCCTACCATGTGGATCGGCATCTTCTGCGGCGGTGTTCTCACAACCGTGCTCATGATGTACCGCGTCAAGGGTGCCATTATCGCCGGTATCATTCTCATTTCCATTATCTCGTGGCCCCGCACCACCGAGGTCACCTATTTCCCCTACACCGCTGTTGGCGACGATGCTTTCGATTTCTTCAAAAAGGTTGTCGACTTCCATCAGATCAAGCACGTCCTCAACGTTCAGCAGTGGGACATTTCGGGACACGGCGGACAGTTCGGTTTGGCACTCATCACCTTCCTCTACGTCGACATTCTCGATACCACCGGTACCATGTATGCCATGGCTCGCTATGCCAGCCTTGTTGATGAGGAGACTGGTGACTTTGAGGGTTCCACCATTGC TTACATGGTCGACTCCGTTAGTATTGCCATTGGTGCTATTCTGGGTACTCCCCCCGTCACTGCCTTCGTCGAGTCCGGTGCCGGTATCGGTGAGGGTGGCAAGACGGGCCTCACAGCCATGGCGACTGGCGTGTGCTTCTTcatcgccatcttcttcgcCCCCATCTTCGCTTCGATTCCCCCGTGGGCCACCGGCTGCGTCCTTATCTTGGTCGGCTCCATGATGGTCCGTGCTGTGACGGATATCAACTGGAAGTACATGGGCGACGCCATTCCAGCCTTTGTTTGCATTGCCCTGATGGCCTTCACCTACTCCATCGCCAACGGCCTGATTGGCGGTATCTGCTTGTACATGCTCTTGAACGTCCTCGTCTGGATCATTGAGAAGGTGTCTGGTGGTCGCATTGTGCCCCAGAACAAGGAGTTCAAGGACCCATGGGTGCCCGACTTTGGCAGCATTATCCCCATGTGGATGGTCAACGTTGCCAAGGGCAGGGCTCCCTGGAAGATGGATGAGCCGGTCAGATCGATCGAAGGAACCACTGGGCCGGAGCCGGTGCTGGTTGGAgagaagggcgagaaggGTGACAGCTCTGCCGGATCGAGGCCAGATTCCGCGACTGAGGTCCCAGCTGAGCTCGTCAACGAAAAGGGCGCCCATCATTGA